The Actinomycetota bacterium genome contains the following window.
GATGGCCGCCGCTACGTGGACCTGGTGCAGTCGTGGGGAGCGCTGCTGTTCGGGCACGCCCGGCCGGAGATCGTTCGAGCGGCCACGGAGGCGGCTTCCCGCGGGACGTCCTTCGGCGCGCCCACGGAGGCCGAGGTCGAGATGGCCGAGCGCATCTGCGCGGCGGTCCCCTCGGTGGAGATGGTTCGCCTGGTGAGCTCGGGGACCGAAGCCTGCATGTCGGCCATCCGCCTGGCCCGCGGGTTCACCGGCCGCCCAGCCGTCGTGAAGTTCGCGGGCTGCTACCACGGGCACTCCGACGCGCTGCTGGTGCGGGCAGGCTCCGGCGTGGCCACGTTCGGGCTGCCGGACTCGCCCGGGGTGACCGGCGCCGCAGCGGCCGACACGCTGGTCGCGCCGTACAACTCGCTGGACGCCGTGGGCGAGGTGTTCGACGCGCGAGGCGAGGACGTCGCCTGCGTGATCGTGGAGCCGGCGGCGGCGAACATGGGCGTCGTGCCCCCGGCCGCCGGCTTCCTGGAAGGCCTTCGGGACCTGTGCTCGCGGGCCGGCGCGCTCCTGATCTTCGACGAGGTCATCACGGGGTTCCGCCTGGGCCGGGGGGGCGCCCAGGAACGGTTCGGCGTGACGCCGGATCTCACCACCCTTGGCAAGGTGCTCGGCGGCGGGTTCCCCCTGGCGGCGTTCGGCGGGCGGTCCGACGTCATGGAACACCTGGCCCCGTCCGGCCCCGTCTACCAGGCCGGGACCCTCTCCGGGAACCCGGTGGCGGTGGCAGCGGGACTGGCCGCGCTGGACCTGATCGACCGGCTCGATCCCTACGCCGCCCTCGAGGCCTCGGCGGCAGCGCTCTGCCAGGGGCTCGCGAAGGCGCTCGACGCCGTGCCGCACACGCTCAACCGCGAGGGCTCGCTGTTCTCCGTGTTCTTCTCGGAGGGGCCGGTGAGCGGCTACGAGTCCGCCCGTTCAGCCGACCATCAGGCCTACGCGCGCTTCTTCCACGCCATGCTGGAGCGCGGGGTGTACCTGCCGCCGTCGGGCTACGAGGGCTGGTTCCTGGGCACTGCCCACGGCGACGCCGCGGTGGAAAAGGTGCTGCAGGCCGCCCGGGAAGCTACTTCGCGATGGTGATGAACAGCGTGACGAAGATCGCGATCACCATGATGCCGAAGATGATGAACTGCACGCTTCCGGACTCGATCATGCTCGCCGCCAGCATCCCGTCTCCCTCCTAGGCCGGCCCGGTCCAGCTCGGCGCCCGGCCCCCGGTCAGCACGGCCTTGCGCTTGCGCTCCGCCCGATCCAGGAACGGCAGGTGGATCAGGAACGCGATGAGCGAGACTCCCAGGAACGCGAACGAATAGATCGGCACGTTCCCGCTGTCGTGGTATGCGAACACGGTCAGGGCGGGCCCTCCGCCGTTGAAGTAGGCCCGTCCGGCCGCGAGTGACGTCTTGCCCGACGTGGTGAACTCGATGTTGCTGACCGTGAAGTCGGTCGTCTCGACCGTCGCGGGCTTCCCCTGCTGGGCCAACTGCGCGTTGGCCTGGCTGGCCAGGTACTCCTGCACCGCTGCCGTGAAGGTCCCGATCGAGGCGGCCTGGCCCTCGCCGCGGGGTTCCTGCCAGGGTGCGCTGGGGTACTTCGAGGCCACGGGATACGTCGAGGACGTCACCTGGATCCCGGCGGCGACGGGCTGCCAGTGCGGCTCCGTTCCCCGGGGGCCCAGATTGGTGGGCGTCCCCAGCCCCTGGGACCAGAACCCGAACGCCCACAGCGCCGAGAACAGGATCATCCATCCGAAGAAGGCGGCCGCCAGGACCAGGTAGCCCATGCGCGGCCCGAACACCGCGGCCAGGATCAGGTACACGCTTCCCACGAAGATCACGAAGGCCATGGCCACGGTGATCCAGCCCACCACCGAGGGGCACTGGATGAGGGGGAACCCGGAGCTACAGGGGATGTCCGCGACCACGCTCATCGCCCGGACCTCATTGCGCCGCCACCACGGGGGCCTGGTAGTCGGGCGCTTTGGCGTTGGTGCAGACGTTGTCCTTGAACGGGACCTCCTGGATGGACACGATGTACTCGACGAGGTCCTGGATCTGCTGGTCGTCGAGGGCTCCGGCGAACCGCACGCTCCACGACGGCATGTCCGTCCCCGGCCGGCCCTGCATGATCGTGTTCCGTACGTCCACCACGTTGTGGATCTGCGGGTGGTTGAACGTCGTGCTGCCGCACACGGTCCGCAGGTTCGGCACCGTGACCAGCACGCCGTTGAACAGGTTGTGGCCCCCGCCGAGGGTCGGGTTGTCGCCGTGGCAGCGAACGCACCCGATCCCCGACTGGTTGTTCTCCGAGTAGAGCTGGACCTCCAGCGCGCCGCGGCCGATGGAGTCCTGGATCAGGGCCTTGGACTGCGCCAGGTTCTCGGCAGGCTCCTTCAGCCACACCAGCGGGATGAACACCACGAAGAACAGGACCAGCGCCACCCCCCACCCCTGGAGCTTCTCCAGGCGTGGCTTCTCCAGGTCCGCGTCGGACGGGCCGGGCTGCATGGCCGGCGGGATGTCGGGACGGCCCCCCCGGCCGATCCGGCGGCCCCGCGCGGACAGGGCCAGCGCGGTGAAGAACAGCACCAGCGCGATGGCCGCGACGACCAGCGCGATGGCGTCCTGCGAGGAGAACTTGGCGACCATCGGCTACGTGCCCACGCAGAACGGGCCCTGGGGCGGCTCGTGGATGGTGTCGGTCCCTCGCGGTGGCCCCGGCAGCAGGGTCGAGGTGTCCACCATGAGCTGGTTGCTGGCCACGCTGATCGGGAAGCGCTGGAGTCCCGTGGGGGCCGGTCCCAGCTGGTACTCGCCGGCCTTGTTGTACTTCGACCCGTGGCAGGGACACTCGAACCACTGGGACTGCTGGCAGAACGGGACCCGGCATCCAAGGTGGACGCACCGCTGGTACAGGGCCATCAGCCCGAGCCCGGGGACGACCGCGCCTTCTGTCTGGTAGTCGACGCCGGTCGAGGAGTCCGTCCCGTTCCCGGTGTAGGGGACGATGTAGACCTTGCCGACGCCGTAGTAGAAGGGCTGGTTGGTCTGCTGGATCTGCTGCTTGAGGTCGCTCACCGACCCCAGGTTGATGAGCGACCCGAACCCGCCCTTCAGGTTCGGCCACAGGAAAGCGATGCTGGCGCCGCCGAACTGGGCCCCGAAGATGGCGAGCGAGGTGACCAGGGAT
Protein-coding sequences here:
- the hemL gene encoding glutamate-1-semialdehyde 2,1-aminomutase, with the protein product MTPGARSEQLFERARARIPGGVNSPVRAFGSVGGTPVFAARGEGAYLVDADGRRYVDLVQSWGALLFGHARPEIVRAATEAASRGTSFGAPTEAEVEMAERICAAVPSVEMVRLVSSGTEACMSAIRLARGFTGRPAVVKFAGCYHGHSDALLVRAGSGVATFGLPDSPGVTGAAAADTLVAPYNSLDAVGEVFDARGEDVACVIVEPAAANMGVVPPAAGFLEGLRDLCSRAGALLIFDEVITGFRLGRGGAQERFGVTPDLTTLGKVLGGGFPLAAFGGRSDVMEHLAPSGPVYQAGTLSGNPVAVAAGLAALDLIDRLDPYAALEASAAALCQGLAKALDAVPHTLNREGSLFSVFFSEGPVSGYESARSADHQAYARFFHAMLERGVYLPPSGYEGWFLGTAHGDAAVEKVLQAAREATSRW
- a CDS encoding Rieske 2Fe-2S domain-containing protein; translated protein: MAISQTGIAVMVAVIVAVLFLALLSISLIRVRRGAVATAIGEGPAEGGPVAPAAKPGVAVSRRDFFRRSLVTSLAIFGAQFGGASIAFLWPNLKGGFGSLINLGSVSDLKQQIQQTNQPFYYGVGKVYIVPYTGNGTDSSTGVDYQTEGAVVPGLGLMALYQRCVHLGCRVPFCQQSQWFECPCHGSKYNKAGEYQLGPAPTGLQRFPISVASNQLMVDTSTLLPGPPRGTDTIHEPPQGPFCVGT
- a CDS encoding cytochrome c, with protein sequence MVAKFSSQDAIALVVAAIALVLFFTALALSARGRRIGRGGRPDIPPAMQPGPSDADLEKPRLEKLQGWGVALVLFFVVFIPLVWLKEPAENLAQSKALIQDSIGRGALEVQLYSENNQSGIGCVRCHGDNPTLGGGHNLFNGVLVTVPNLRTVCGSTTFNHPQIHNVVDVRNTIMQGRPGTDMPSWSVRFAGALDDQQIQDLVEYIVSIQEVPFKDNVCTNAKAPDYQAPVVAAQ